The nucleotide window TGGTCACCACCAGTTGCACGCCATGGAGTTCACCGGCGACCACGACGAGGGCCGCGAGGTCCAGCACCGCAACGACGAGCTGATGTATGTCGCCGACGGTGCGGTGGAGGTCGAGGCCGAGGGCCGTGCCCACCGCCTGGGCCGCGGTGACACGCTGTACATGAGTGGCGGCGTACGACACCGGTGGCGGGCCACCGAGCCCGACACCCGAGTGATCGTCGTGGCTGTCGCCGACCACATCGAGGCCCTGGAGGACCGTCACCGGCAGGGGGCGTGAGGTCGTGCCACGGGTGGTGTCGCTGGTTCCCTCGCTGACCGAGGCCGTCGCCGTCTCGTTGCCCGGTGCGCTTGTCGGTGCCACCGAGTGGTGCAGCCACCCGGGTGTTCTTGACGTCGTCCGTATCGGCGGGACCAAGAACCCCCAGGTCGACGCGATCGTACGGCTGGCTCCCGACCTCGTGATCGCCAATGAGGAGGAGAACCGCGAGCCCGACCTGACCGCGCTGCGCGAGGCGGGCGTCGAGGTCCTCGTGACCGAGGTGCGGGACGTGCCGCAGGCCTTCACCGAGCTGGACCGGGTGCTGCGGGCGTGCGGGGCGCGGACCCGGCCCGAGTGGCTGGAGGAAGCGGAGGAGACCTGGTCCCGGCTGCCGGTCCCCGAGCGTCGTACGACCGCCGTGGTGCCCGTCTGGCGGCGGCCCTGGATGGTGCTCGGGCGGGACACCTTCGCCGGGGACGTGCTGGCGCGGCTCGGCGTCGACAACCTGTACGCCGGGCACGCGGAGCGCTATCCGCGGGTGCCCGTGGGGGAGTTGAGGGCAGCCGGGCCCGAGGTCGTGGTGCTGCCGGACGAGCCGTACCGGTTCACCGCCGACGACGGCCCCGAGGAGTTTCCGGACGTGCCGTGCGCGATGGTCGGCGGACGTCATCTCACCTGGTACGGGCCGTCGTTGGCCGAGGCGCCGCGGGTGCTCGGCGCGGCCCTGCGAGCAGCTCTCCGCTGACGAGGCCGCGGACGGTGTGGGCGGCGGCGGTCGCCCAGGCCACGACGAGCAGGGCGTAGAGCGCGACGGCGAGGGCGTCGAAGGCGACGAGTCCCGTGTGCCGGGCCAGCCCCTCGGCGCCGGTGACGCAGGTGCCCACCGGGAACGTGAGCGCCCACCACGTCATCGAGAACCCCATGCCCCGGCGCCGGGCCCGCACCGCCATCGCCGTGGCGAGGGCCAGCCAGAGCAGGGCGAAACCGATGACGGGTACGCCGTAGAGGACGGCGAGTCGTGTGTTGAGGGCGCTGGGCGCCGCGTCGGCGAAGTTGCCGACCGCGGTCGTCGACTGGCCGAGCGGGCCGAGAACCAGGAACAGGGCCGGGGTCAGGGCGAGCGGCAGTGGCCCCACGGTGACCAGTCGCCCGAAGACCAGCGGCAGCACCAGCAGCGTCCCCAGCAGGCTGAGCCCGAACAGCGCGAGGCACCCGAAGAGGAGGGTCGGCCGGGCCTGGCCGGGCGGCAGGTGGGGGAGGAGCAGCGGGCCGAGGGCCGCGGAGACCATCGGGGCGACGAGCGGCAGGAGCAGCACCGGGGTGATCCCGCTCGGCTCGATGCGGTGCCGGACGACCATCAGGTACGGGACGGCTACGGCGGCGGTGATCCCGACGGCCGTACCGGCGGTGAACAGCACGGCGTCGAGAGCGACCGCGGCCCCGATGCCGATCCAGTCCGCGCCGAGGGTCAGTGCGCCACCGCCCACGGCGAGCAGGGCCATGGCGAGGCAGCCGTGGAAGGGCGCCACGGCCGGGTCGAGCAGGTGGGCGCGGGCCTGGTCGCGGTGGTGGAGCCAGTGGAGGGCGCGGGCGAGGAGGACAGCGAGGAGGGCGAGCAGGGCGAGTGCCCAGAGGGCGGTGAGGGCCGGCCGAAGGGCAGCGGTGGGCCCTGGCAGTCCGGCTCCGGCGGTGGCCACGATCGCGGTGCCCATCACCGGGGCGTACCAGTTGGGGCCGAGGTGGCGGAGGGCGGCCGTACGGGGAGCCGGTCGCACTCGGTGGACGGGGAGCGGGCGGACTGCGGTGACCATGCGTCGAGCGTCCCGCCGCTGGGCCCGGCCCACCAGGGACCTTGTTCGTATGGGGGCATAAGCTGGGGTTATGAGTGAGCATGAGGAGCGGGGCGGGCTGGCCCATCGGGTGCCGGAGCTGGGGGCCCTCGAACTGCTGCTGGCCGTCGCCCGGCTGGGTTCGCTCGGGCGGGCCGCGCGGGAGCTGGGCATCACCCAGCCGGCGGCGAGCAGCCGGATCCGCTCGATGGAGCGGCAGCTGGGCGTGGCCCTGGTCGACCGGTCGCCGCGCGGGTCGCGGCTCACGGACGCGGGGGCGCTCGTCACGGACTGGGCGCGGCGGATCGTGGAGGCGGCGGAGGCGTTCGACGCCGGGGCGCAGGCGCTGCGGGACCGGCGGGACTCGCGCCTGCGGGTCGCCGCGAGCATGACCATCGCCGAGTATCTGCTGCCCGGCTGGCTGATCGCGCTGCGCGCCGCGCGGCCCGACACGGCGGTGTCGCTGCTCGCCGGGAACTCGGCGGCGGTGGCGGAGCGGTTGCTCGCGGACGAGGCGGATCTGGGGTTCGTGGAGGGGCTGAACGTCCCGGCCGGGCTGGACGCTGCCGTCATCGCCCACGACCACCTGATCGTGGTGACGGCACCCGGACACCCCTGGGCACGTCGCCGCAAGCCGCTGGACGCGCGGGAGTTGGCGTCCACGCCGCTGATCCTCCGGGAGAAGGGGTCCGGGACGCGGCAGGTGCTGGAGACGGCGCTGGGAGGTCTGGCCCGGCCGCTGATCGAGCTGTCCTCCACGACGGCGGTGAAGTCCTCGGCGCTGAGTGGTGCGGGGCCGGCGGTGCTGAGCGAACTGGCGCTGGGGGAGGAGCTGTCCGCTCGGCGGCTCGTGTCGATTCCGGTGGAGGGTGTGCGGTTTCGGCGGGCGTTGCGGGCGGTGTGGCCTACGGGGCATCGACCGGCGGGGCCCGCGCGGGATTTGTTGGGGTTGACGAAGGGGGCGTCCGGCGGTTGAGGGGGAGTCGGGGCGGGTGGCGGGGGTTCGGAGGGCCGTGATCTTTAGGGGCGCGGGGGGACCGCGCGAGCAACCACGACGCACCCGCACCCGCCAAACCACCCACGCCCCCCCCGAGCTCTCAGACGCAGCGGCGGGGACGACGAAGAAGACTCGGCCGGTAACGACGAAGAAGACTCGGCCGGTAACGACGAAGAAGACTCGGCCGGTAAAAAGCGCTCGCGTCTCCCCACCCCCACACCCCACCATTCCGACATGTCGCCCCCTCCCCCCGCCCCGCCCGCCGCAGGCGTCCGCGCCCCTTGGGAAGCCCTCCCCGCCACGGTCCGCGAGGCCGTCGCGGAGGTCCTCCGCGCGCCCGTCGTCACGGCGGTGACACAGCCCGGCGGATTCTCACCCGGCGTCGCCGCCAGGGTCACCGCGGCCGGAGGCCACCGCGCCTTCGTGAAAGCCGTGAGCGCCGACGTCAACCCGGACAGCCCGAACATCCACCGCGCCGAGGCACGCAACACCGCCGCACTGCCGCCGGGGGTCCCGGCACCCCGCCTCCTCGGCACGCACGACGACGGCACCTGGGTCGCCCTGGTCCTGGAGGACGTACCGGGACGACAACCCCAAGTCCCATGGAAAGACGACGAGTTGACGCTCGTGCTCGACGCCGTGGCCGCACTCGGCCGCGCACTCGCCGCCGCCCCGGCCGCCTTCGACGCCCCACCCCTCACCGAGTCCCTCACGGACACCTTCAGCGGCTGGCACCGGCTGCTCCACGGCACCGACAAAACCGACAGCAGCGAGCACGACGACCACAACGCCCACCGCCACCGCCTGGACCGGCTCGCCGAACTCGACCCCTGGGCCGCGCGCAACCTCCGCCTGCTCGTCGAACTCTCCGCCACCTGGCGCGACGCGGCCGGCGGCGACAGCCTCGCCCACTGCGACCTGCGCGCCGACAACATCCTGCTGACACCGGCCGGCGGGGCCGTCTTCGTCGACTGGCCGCACGTCCGCAGCGCGGCGGCGCCCTGGTTCGACCTGCTGCTGATGTTGCCCAGCGTGAGGGCCCAGGGCGGGCCCGACCCGGAGGAGGTGTTCACGGCCCACCCGCTGGGGCGGTCCGCCGACCCGGCCGGGGTGACCGCCACCCTCGCGGCCCTCGCCGGTTACTTCGTCGCGAGCGCCCTGGAGCCCCCACCCCCGGGCCTGCCGACCCTGCGCCCCTTCCAGCGGGCCCAGGGCGAGGCGGCCCTGGAGTGGCTCAGGAGACGCCTCGGGACGCCACCTGGCGCGCACCCCGGGACGCGGCTTCGGTGAGGGCCCGCATCACCCGCCGGTCCTCGCCCATCTCCGGGTGCCACTGCACCCCCAGCACCCAACGCCGTCCATTGAGCTCGATCGCCTCCACCGTGCCGTCCTCCGCGTACGCCGACGCCAGCAGCCCCTCCCCGAGCCGGTCCACCGCCTGGTGGTGATAGGTCGGCACGGCGGTCTCCTCGGCGGCGATCTCCGCGTACCGGGTGCCGGGCACCGGCTTCACCGGGTGCCGGCCGAAGACGCCGACCTGCGTGACGTGGTCGTCGATGTGCTGGATCAGCGTGCCGCCGAGAGCGACGTTCAGCAGCTGCATGCCCCGGCAGATGCCCAGCAGGGGCAGATCCGCGTCCAGCGCCGCCCGGATCAGCGCCAGCTCCCAGGCGTCCCGCTCCGGCGCCGGCGGACCGGTGCGCGGGGAGCGCTCGGCACCGTACCGGGACGGGTCGACGTCCGGGCCGCCCGCGATGACCAGGCCGTCGAGCCGGGCGACGGCCTCGGCGGCGTACGACGGATCGTCCGGCGGCAGCATCGCGGCGAGCCCGCCCGCCGCCTGGACGAGACGGGGATAACCGGCGGGCAGCAGAGCGGCCTCCAGCTCCCAGACCCCCCAGCGCGCACCGGACTCCAGATACGTACTCACACCGATCAGCGGCCTGGCCACGAGGTTCTCCCTGCTCTTCCCCTACTCAATGGAGCACGGTCATACCTTTGTGGGGCGGCTGCCCGCAAGCCCCACCCCATCGTCTCTCCTCACGTCAGGAAGCCGCGAAGCAGCGCCGCCGTCCCCGAGCAGTGCTCCCGCATGATCTCGCGGGCCCCGTCGGCGTCCCCGTCCAGCACCGCCTCGACCAGCGCCACATGCTGGCGCTGCGAGTGCTCCAGGTTCCGTACCAGCAGGGGGATGCAGTCGAGCAGGTCGTTCACGGACGCCCGTACCGCCGCGTACTGGGCGGTCAGCGACGGTGAGCCGCACAGTTCCGCGAGGGTGAGGTGGAGCAGGGTGTCCAGGCGGCGGTACTCCGCGAGGGGCGCGTCCCGGGTGCGGGTCAGCGCGTCGCGGAGCCGGTCCGCCTGCTCGTCGGTCAGCCCGTGCGCCGCGCACAGCCCCGCCGCGCCCACCTCCAGCACCTCGCGGAAGCGCAGGACATCCTCGATGTCGACCTCGGCGATGCGGCGCCGCAGCTCGTCCTCGCCGCCCGCGTCGGTGCGCGGCAGGACGAACGTGCCGCCGTAGCGACCCCGCCGGGACTCCACCAGCCCCTGGTCCTGGAGCACCTTCAGCACCTCGCGCAGCGTCACCCGGCTGATGCCGAGCCGCTCCGCCAGCTCCCGCTCGGCGGGCAACCGCTCCCCGCCGGGCACCAGGCCCAGCCGTACCACCTGGAGGATCTGCTCCAGGGCCTCCTCGAAGCCGTTGCCGGCCCGTACCGGCCGCAGGACCGGAGTGAGCCGGTCCTCCGGGCCGCCGTCAGCGTCCACCGACATCTGGCCGTGCCCCCTTCCCAAGCAATGGTTCTCGGCAATACCTTATGACTCCCGGTCCGGTGTTTGAAGCGCGAGGAGCGCGTAGAGCGCACAGCACGGGAAAGAACGTGCAGAACGCGCCACAGCCGTAGCAAGCCCAAGGAGGCCTCCCCGTGGCAGACCGCACAGCACCGCTCACCGTCGAGGAACTGCACGCCCTCGTCGCGGGCGGCGAGATCGACACTGTCGTCCTGGCCTTCCCCGATATGCAAGGGCGCCTCCAGGGCAAGCGGTTCGCCGCCCGCTTCTTCCTCGACGACGTCCTCGCCCACGGCACCGAGGGCTGCAACTACCTGCTCGCCGTCGACACCGAGATGAACACCGTCGACGGCTACGCCATGTCCTCCTGGGACCGCGGCTACGGCGACTTCGCCATGCACCCCGACCTGAGCACACTGCGCCGGGTGCCCTGGAACGAGGGTACGGCGATGCTGAT belongs to Streptomyces graminofaciens and includes:
- a CDS encoding helical backbone metal receptor, whose translation is MPRVVSLVPSLTEAVAVSLPGALVGATEWCSHPGVLDVVRIGGTKNPQVDAIVRLAPDLVIANEEENREPDLTALREAGVEVLVTEVRDVPQAFTELDRVLRACGARTRPEWLEEAEETWSRLPVPERRTTAVVPVWRRPWMVLGRDTFAGDVLARLGVDNLYAGHAERYPRVPVGELRAAGPEVVVLPDEPYRFTADDGPEEFPDVPCAMVGGRHLTWYGPSLAEAPRVLGAALRAALR
- a CDS encoding C4-dicarboxylate ABC transporter, which translates into the protein MVTAVRPLPVHRVRPAPRTAALRHLGPNWYAPVMGTAIVATAGAGLPGPTAALRPALTALWALALLALLAVLLARALHWLHHRDQARAHLLDPAVAPFHGCLAMALLAVGGGALTLGADWIGIGAAVALDAVLFTAGTAVGITAAVAVPYLMVVRHRIEPSGITPVLLLPLVAPMVSAALGPLLLPHLPPGQARPTLLFGCLALFGLSLLGTLLVLPLVFGRLVTVGPLPLALTPALFLVLGPLGQSTTAVGNFADAAPSALNTRLAVLYGVPVIGFALLWLALATAMAVRARRRGMGFSMTWWALTFPVGTCVTGAEGLARHTGLVAFDALAVALYALLVVAWATAAAHTVRGLVSGELLAGPRRAPAAPRPTTARTR
- a CDS encoding LysR family transcriptional regulator, yielding MSEHEERGGLAHRVPELGALELLLAVARLGSLGRAARELGITQPAASSRIRSMERQLGVALVDRSPRGSRLTDAGALVTDWARRIVEAAEAFDAGAQALRDRRDSRLRVAASMTIAEYLLPGWLIALRAARPDTAVSLLAGNSAAVAERLLADEADLGFVEGLNVPAGLDAAVIAHDHLIVVTAPGHPWARRRKPLDARELASTPLILREKGSGTRQVLETALGGLARPLIELSSTTAVKSSALSGAGPAVLSELALGEELSARRLVSIPVEGVRFRRALRAVWPTGHRPAGPARDLLGLTKGASGG
- a CDS encoding phosphotransferase; amino-acid sequence: MSPPPPAPPAAGVRAPWEALPATVREAVAEVLRAPVVTAVTQPGGFSPGVAARVTAAGGHRAFVKAVSADVNPDSPNIHRAEARNTAALPPGVPAPRLLGTHDDGTWVALVLEDVPGRQPQVPWKDDELTLVLDAVAALGRALAAAPAAFDAPPLTESLTDTFSGWHRLLHGTDKTDSSEHDDHNAHRHRLDRLAELDPWAARNLRLLVELSATWRDAAGGDSLAHCDLRADNILLTPAGGAVFVDWPHVRSAAAPWFDLLLMLPSVRAQGGPDPEEVFTAHPLGRSADPAGVTATLAALAGYFVASALEPPPPGLPTLRPFQRAQGEAALEWLRRRLGTPPGAHPGTRLR
- a CDS encoding gamma-glutamyl-gamma-aminobutyrate hydrolase family protein, yielding MARPLIGVSTYLESGARWGVWELEAALLPAGYPRLVQAAGGLAAMLPPDDPSYAAEAVARLDGLVIAGGPDVDPSRYGAERSPRTGPPAPERDAWELALIRAALDADLPLLGICRGMQLLNVALGGTLIQHIDDHVTQVGVFGRHPVKPVPGTRYAEIAAEETAVPTYHHQAVDRLGEGLLASAYAEDGTVEAIELNGRRWVLGVQWHPEMGEDRRVMRALTEAASRGARQVASRGVS
- a CDS encoding FadR/GntR family transcriptional regulator, whose product is MSVDADGGPEDRLTPVLRPVRAGNGFEEALEQILQVVRLGLVPGGERLPAERELAERLGISRVTLREVLKVLQDQGLVESRRGRYGGTFVLPRTDAGGEDELRRRIAEVDIEDVLRFREVLEVGAAGLCAAHGLTDEQADRLRDALTRTRDAPLAEYRRLDTLLHLTLAELCGSPSLTAQYAAVRASVNDLLDCIPLLVRNLEHSQRQHVALVEAVLDGDADGAREIMREHCSGTAALLRGFLT